The following proteins are co-located in the Lepisosteus oculatus isolate fLepOcu1 chromosome 9, fLepOcu1.hap2, whole genome shotgun sequence genome:
- the LOC102694955 gene encoding ficolin-1-like, producing the protein MMVLRTVITLFLCQSVVAYEKNTCPDVKIIGLNDNERLTLLQGCPGIPGSPGSPGTAGAPGSPGLQGPQGPPGPKGPQGEPGMMGPKGDKGDPGVQSDKGAQNCKELLDQGNYMSGWYTVRIAGGKALQVFCDMETDGGGWLVIQRRMDGSVDFYRDWNAYKKGFGNQQTEFWLGNDNINALTASGNFQLRIDLKDFDDIATFAKYQSFKILGESDKYKLLLGNFMGGTAGDSLTSHNNQAFSTKEQDNDSYGGGNCATAYSGAWWYNVCHDSNLNGLYLKGHHDSFANGINWHSGKGYNYSYKYSGMKIRPQ; encoded by the exons ATGATGGTTCTTAGAACAGTCATCACTCTTTTCCTGTGTCAGTCTGTCGtggcttatgaaaaaaacaccTGTCCCG ATGTGAAGATTATTGGCCTGAATGACAATGAGAGACTGaccctgctccaggggtgcccaGGAATCCCTGGAAGCCCAGGAAGCCCGGGAACAGCAGGTGCTCCTGGATCTCCAGGCTTGCAGGGACCACAAGGCCCTCCAG GTCCTAAAGGACCACAAGGCGAGCCTGGCATGATGGGACCCAAAG GAGACAAAGGAGATCCCGGGGTCCAAAGTGACAAAG GCGCTCAGAACTGTAAGGAGCTGCTGGACCAGGGGAACTACATGAGCGGCTGGTACACAGTGAGGATAGCAGGAGGAAAAGCCCTCCAGGTGTTCTGTGACATGGAGACGGACGGAGGCGGCTGGCTT GTGATACAGAGGCGAATGGACGGATCTGTAGATTTCTACCGAGACTGGAATGCCTACAAGAAAGGGTTTGGTAACCAGCAAACAGAGTTCTGGCTGGGGAACGACAATATTAATGCTCTGACGGCCTCAG gGAATTTCCAATTAAGGATAGATCTGAAAGATTTCGATGATATTGCTACTTTTGCCAAATACCAATCCTTCAAAATTCTGGGAGAATCAGACAAGTACAAGCTCCTTCTGGGAAATTTCATGGGTGGTACTGCAG GAGATTCCTTGACAAGCCACAACAACCAAGCCTTTTCTACCAAAGAGCAAGACAACGATAGTTATGGTGGTGGTAACTGTGCCACTGCATATTCAGGAGCCTGGTGGTATAATGTGTGCCATGATTCCAACCTTAATGGTCTTTATCTGAAGGGACATCATGACAGTTTTGCCAATGGAATTAACTGGCACAGTGGAAAAGGATACAATTATTCCTATAAGTACAGTGGTATGAAAATAAGACCTCAGTAA